In a genomic window of Microbacterium amylolyticum:
- a CDS encoding large exoprotein: MGGPVLGGGAIVLVVAVLWLAYLVPSWQMKARYNAAERNAARLNQALRVLAETSEMPDEVRVELSRRDAAKQHRLVKKLQAEDDRLRVESDKLALERKKQQVEATRLERAIAVEEERRRLAALRADPRAVQARARRRVRLVATTLVTLGLTALVIGVWQIAAVGTWQWLVGGVVAVALGSAVLRRMAGVAANARARVAALSVAEQPARRGQSQLLNPEDRGWVPRTLPAPLTATAGSRAAEEVRAATAQEQMRQVAREEAARARIEAEQVASVANETSRFARMGHVDDAEIEAHVRGLIARRAAG; the protein is encoded by the coding sequence ATGGGTGGGCCGGTACTTGGCGGGGGAGCGATCGTTCTGGTGGTTGCCGTGCTCTGGCTTGCCTATCTTGTGCCGTCCTGGCAGATGAAGGCTCGGTATAACGCTGCTGAGCGCAACGCCGCTCGCCTCAACCAGGCACTGCGCGTTCTTGCCGAGACCAGCGAGATGCCGGACGAAGTCCGCGTCGAGCTGTCGCGGCGAGACGCGGCGAAACAGCACCGCCTCGTCAAGAAACTGCAGGCGGAGGACGATCGTTTGCGGGTCGAGAGCGACAAGCTTGCGCTCGAACGGAAGAAGCAGCAGGTCGAGGCCACGCGCCTCGAGCGCGCGATCGCCGTTGAAGAAGAGCGCCGGCGCCTTGCGGCACTGCGAGCCGATCCCCGGGCTGTGCAGGCGCGTGCTCGTCGACGGGTGCGTCTCGTGGCGACAACGCTTGTGACCCTTGGTCTGACGGCCTTGGTGATTGGCGTCTGGCAGATAGCCGCGGTCGGAACATGGCAGTGGCTCGTCGGCGGTGTGGTCGCGGTCGCTCTGGGAAGCGCGGTGTTGCGACGCATGGCGGGTGTCGCGGCAAACGCCCGTGCGCGTGTTGCTGCGCTGAGCGTCGCGGAACAGCCGGCCCGTCGTGGGCAGTCGCAGCTCCTCAACCCCGAGGACCGCGGATGGGTTCCCCGAACGCTTCCCGCACCTCTCACGGCGACAGCAGGTTCGCGCGCCGCCGAAGAGGTGCGCGCCGCAACGGCGCAGGAGCAGATGCGTCAGGTCGCGCGCGAAGAGGCCGCCAGGGCTCGCATCGAGGCGGAGCAGGTCGCGTCCGTCGCCAACGAAACCAGCCGCTTCGCACGCATGGGGCACGTCGACGACGCCGAGATCGAAGCCCACGTACGCGGGCTCATCGCTCGACGCGCCGCCGGCTGA
- a CDS encoding pyridoxamine 5'-phosphate oxidase family protein: MSRETSGAPGNVPPKTLERPVQDGRVPHDPFPLLADWLPENEDPNRPVCTLATVDENGLPDARTLLLSGHYDDRVTFHTEASSRKAIQIRVNPVGAIVVRWEELARQVVLRGRVVPSSEAEAAAAFARRNRYLRLLASLNTDEMAARPRVEREAAFADVDRSQPNPPQPEGWAGYALIPSDVLFWEGSGAGPSRRARYRRDGSGWSLSFLAG, from the coding sequence ATGAGCCGCGAGACATCGGGTGCGCCCGGCAACGTGCCGCCGAAAACGCTCGAGCGCCCTGTTCAAGACGGTCGAGTGCCGCACGACCCGTTCCCCCTCCTTGCCGACTGGCTTCCGGAAAACGAAGATCCGAATCGGCCGGTGTGCACACTGGCGACGGTCGATGAGAACGGCCTTCCGGATGCTCGGACGCTGCTCCTGTCGGGGCACTATGACGATCGCGTGACGTTTCACACGGAAGCATCGAGTCGCAAGGCGATCCAGATTCGCGTGAATCCCGTCGGTGCGATCGTCGTGCGGTGGGAAGAGCTCGCTCGACAAGTTGTCCTGCGCGGACGAGTTGTTCCGAGCTCGGAAGCCGAAGCCGCCGCGGCCTTCGCAAGGCGCAACCGCTACCTCCGTCTGTTGGCGTCGCTCAACACAGACGAGATGGCGGCGCGTCCGCGGGTCGAGCGGGAAGCGGCATTCGCGGACGTCGACCGGTCTCAGCCGAATCCCCCTCAGCCCGAGGGGTGGGCGGGGTACGCCCTCATCCCTTCTGATGTGCTGTTTTGGGAGGGGTCAGGAGCAGGTCCGAGTCGGCGAGCGCGTTACCGACGCGACGGCTCCGGCTGGAGCCTGTCGTTCCTTGCCGGATGA